One stretch of Cohnella algarum DNA includes these proteins:
- a CDS encoding PH domain-containing protein gives MKFAPKRDRWMSAVMWTTTLLVAFVGVPPFLDASKGIVGKSIVFVFCFGFALFCVWLWAGVSYSLNESELTVRVGPFAKSIPYGKITKVRPIRSVLSAPSATSVERLEIFFGRFDSIHVTPLDREAFLTELKKRCPHASIVAHDGGEGA, from the coding sequence ATGAAGTTTGCGCCGAAAAGGGACCGCTGGATGTCCGCCGTCATGTGGACTACCACGCTGCTCGTCGCGTTCGTCGGGGTGCCTCCGTTTTTGGACGCGAGCAAAGGCATCGTCGGAAAATCTATCGTTTTCGTATTCTGCTTCGGCTTTGCTTTATTTTGCGTCTGGCTGTGGGCAGGCGTTTCCTATTCGCTAAATGAATCGGAGCTGACCGTCCGGGTGGGTCCGTTCGCCAAATCGATCCCGTACGGCAAAATTACGAAAGTCCGGCCGATCCGGTCCGTGCTGTCGGCTCCGTCCGCCACTTCCGTCGAACGCCTTGAAATTTTTTTCGGCAGGTTCGATTCCATTCACGTTACCCCTTTGGATCGGGAAGCTTTTTTGACGGAGTTGAAAAAGCGCTGTCCGCACGCGAGCATTGTCGCGCATGACGGCGGGGAAGGAGCGTGA
- a CDS encoding class I SAM-dependent methyltransferase, with product MNSSSYWNEVFDRIRQGGNAKTSSWLRRYLPIRGRDPAASVLEIGCGLGKETAFLVDCGYRVTATDVSETALSAVKSAFPSANLLLHDTRDRFPFPDESFDLAVASLSLHYFGYETMIRILADIRRLLKNGGPILFRLNSANDEDAGKEHPIERYFYRPETCRELFADWREAALREVAEDYYGKTKVMIEGMFEKAPAGHHL from the coding sequence TTGAATTCGTCCTCTTATTGGAACGAAGTGTTTGACCGGATACGGCAGGGCGGAAACGCGAAGACTTCCTCGTGGCTCCGGCGGTATTTGCCGATTCGGGGACGCGATCCGGCCGCGAGCGTGCTGGAAATCGGCTGCGGCCTCGGAAAGGAAACGGCCTTTCTCGTCGATTGCGGGTACCGGGTTACGGCCACGGACGTTTCGGAAACCGCCTTGTCCGCGGTAAAAAGCGCGTTCCCGTCCGCGAACCTTCTCCTGCACGATACGCGCGACAGGTTTCCGTTTCCCGACGAATCGTTCGATCTTGCGGTCGCGAGTCTTTCGCTGCATTACTTCGGTTACGAGACGATGATTCGAATCCTTGCCGATATTCGCCGACTGCTGAAAAACGGCGGCCCGATCCTGTTCCGGCTCAATTCGGCCAACGACGAGGACGCCGGAAAGGAGCATCCGATCGAGAGGTATTTTTATCGCCCCGAAACGTGCAGAGAGCTGTTCGCGGACTGGAGAGAGGCAGCGCTGAGGGAGGTCGCGGAAGATTATTACGGCAAAACGAAAGTGATGATCGAAGGCATGTTCGAAAAGGCGCCGGCGGGACATCATCTCTAA
- a CDS encoding FAD-dependent oxidoreductase, producing MSEQLDLFDVTIIGGGPAGMYTAFYSGMRDLKTKLIDANERLGGRLLIYPEKMIWDVGGLTPTLGAKLIEQLVQQAKTFDPTIVLGQQIVSLGRQEDGTFLLTSATGERHWTRTVVLAIGYGILELAKLEIEGADRFEVTNLHYTVQGLEEFRGKRVLISGGGDSAVDWANALEPIAASLTVVHRRDQFGGHERNVKKMKSSSAAVLTPYAIESLHSANGRDIHQAAIAHIESGERKLLDVDAVIVNHGLRYNFGPVRDWGLDMGDWNVHVSGKMETNIPGVFAAGDFVKHDSKVHLIAGTFNDAVLALNSAKLYIDPEAPKVAYVSSHNAKFKERNRQLGVGVDDDGH from the coding sequence GTGAGCGAACAGCTGGACCTATTTGACGTAACGATAATCGGCGGAGGCCCGGCCGGCATGTATACGGCCTTCTATAGCGGAATGAGAGATTTGAAAACGAAGCTGATCGACGCCAACGAACGGCTGGGCGGAAGACTGCTGATTTATCCGGAGAAAATGATTTGGGACGTCGGCGGCCTTACGCCGACTTTGGGAGCCAAGCTGATCGAACAGCTGGTCCAGCAAGCGAAGACGTTCGATCCGACGATCGTGCTCGGGCAGCAAATCGTCTCGTTGGGCCGCCAGGAGGACGGCACGTTTTTGCTGACCTCCGCGACCGGAGAACGGCATTGGACCCGAACGGTCGTGCTCGCGATCGGATACGGCATTCTGGAGCTGGCGAAGCTGGAGATCGAAGGCGCGGACCGCTTCGAGGTGACCAATCTGCACTATACCGTGCAGGGCTTGGAGGAATTCCGCGGCAAGCGCGTGCTGATCTCCGGCGGAGGCGATTCGGCCGTCGATTGGGCGAATGCGCTGGAGCCGATTGCCGCAAGTCTGACCGTCGTGCACCGCCGCGACCAATTCGGCGGACATGAGCGGAACGTGAAGAAAATGAAGTCGTCGTCGGCCGCGGTGCTGACGCCGTACGCGATCGAGTCGCTGCACAGCGCGAACGGCCGCGATATCCACCAAGCGGCGATCGCCCATATCGAATCGGGAGAACGGAAGCTGCTGGACGTCGACGCCGTCATCGTCAATCACGGACTGCGGTATAATTTCGGGCCGGTCCGGGATTGGGGCCTGGACATGGGCGATTGGAACGTGCACGTCAGCGGCAAAATGGAAACGAACATTCCCGGCGTATTCGCGGCCGGCGACTTCGTGAAACACGACAGCAAAGTCCATTTGATCGCCGGAACGTTCAACGACGCCGTGCTGGCGCTCAACAGCGCCAAGCTGTATATCGACCCCGAGGCGCCAAAGGTCGCCTACGTTTCCTCCCACAACGCGAAATTCAAGGAGCGGAACCGGCAGCTCGGCGTCGGCGTCGACGATGACGGGCATTGA
- a CDS encoding GNAT family N-acetyltransferase produces the protein MRTDYWKTERLLLRVPTPADVALFQAFDDEVSRNLDMVYLPQSEDRQARWLEGELKPKLDDSYRLVAETHDGALVGTINTFACHRRNRTFKYGIALLPEFRSQGYAAEMIERVVRYYFHELNYQKATPHVYSFNRASIRLHEKMGFVREGTLRSMVYSNGEYHDEIYFGMTKREFDERYGKSVFF, from the coding sequence ATGAGAACCGACTATTGGAAAACGGAACGCCTCCTGCTCCGGGTCCCGACGCCCGCGGACGTCGCTTTGTTCCAGGCGTTCGACGACGAGGTTTCCCGCAATTTGGACATGGTGTATTTGCCCCAATCGGAAGACCGGCAAGCCCGCTGGCTCGAGGGCGAGCTGAAGCCCAAACTGGACGATTCCTATCGCTTGGTCGCCGAGACGCACGACGGCGCGCTTGTCGGAACGATCAATACGTTCGCCTGCCACAGACGAAACCGTACCTTCAAATACGGCATCGCGCTGCTGCCGGAATTCCGGTCGCAAGGCTATGCCGCCGAGATGATCGAACGGGTGGTCCGCTATTATTTTCACGAGCTGAACTACCAGAAGGCGACGCCGCACGTCTATTCGTTCAACCGGGCTTCGATCCGCCTTCACGAAAAAATGGGGTTCGTCCGGGAGGGAACGCTCCGAAGCATGGTCTATTCGAACGGGGAGTACCACGACGAAATTTACTTCGGAATGACCAAGCGGGAGTTCGACGAACGGTACGGGAAATCGGTCTTTTTCTAA
- a CDS encoding GntR family transcriptional regulator has translation MTKKFNLKPIHKPTTAKEMAYSEIKKVILNGHISSEDIFTEVQMAELLNTSRTPVREALRDLIKEGLISVIPRKGMSIRKVSESEVEQIFLLRSTIEGEVVKKVTREFAPRQLAQLKSICDQQREAMQAEDDLLFIHLDQKFHTTLVKFSKYELIEQILLNLHNLSQLIGLKAIKKRNRMEEVLEEHLAILENMENGNEEQAVLSMSEHLQRTKQSLYVQP, from the coding sequence ATGACGAAGAAGTTCAACCTAAAACCGATTCATAAGCCGACGACCGCCAAGGAAATGGCTTATTCGGAAATCAAAAAAGTCATTTTGAACGGCCATATTTCTTCGGAGGATATTTTTACCGAGGTGCAGATGGCCGAATTGCTCAACACTTCCCGCACGCCGGTCCGCGAAGCGCTCCGGGACTTGATCAAGGAAGGCCTGATCTCGGTCATTCCGCGCAAAGGGATGTCGATCCGGAAGGTGTCCGAGAGCGAGGTCGAGCAAATTTTTTTGCTTCGGTCCACGATCGAAGGCGAAGTCGTCAAAAAAGTCACCCGCGAGTTCGCGCCGAGGCAGCTGGCCCAGTTGAAAAGCATTTGCGACCAGCAGCGGGAGGCGATGCAGGCGGAGGACGATCTGCTGTTCATTCATCTCGATCAAAAGTTTCACACCACTCTGGTGAAGTTTTCGAAATACGAGCTGATCGAACAAATTTTGCTTAACTTGCACAACTTGTCCCAACTGATCGGCCTGAAAGCGATCAAAAAACGAAACCGCATGGAAGAGGTCCTGGAAGAGCACCTGGCCATTCTCGAAAATATGGAGAACGGGAACGAGGAGCAAGCCGTCCTTTCCATGAGCGAGCATTTGCAACGAACGAAGCAGTCGTTATATGTGCAGCCGTAA
- a CDS encoding 4-hydroxyphenylacetate 3-hydroxylase family protein: MVRSGKQYVDSLRDSRTIYIGGEKVKDVTTHPAFAGIVNTFAGLYDMAADPANGMTYTTEDGTEANKIFMIPRSREDLAERRASLMKWAEATCGFVGRSPDHVAGFLAGFVSAPEVFGERYENVKKFYTYARDNDQFVTYVIIPPQIDRSKAAHEQEEKFLPVGVCEEREDGIVVRGSQMLGTSAAVSNYLFCSCITPLRPGDEEYAVSFVLPMDAPGLKLYARPSFAADKPSVYDYPLSTQFDESDALVVFDDVFIPWEHVFVYRDIEATRAQFHGTPAHVMGNNQAQIRLTAKMKFLIGVARKVTMMNGSDKFPQVQERLGELASLAAQVEGMLKASEYDCVIDKNGVARPNARYLYAVVGMQDTLYASVIKILRELVGGGVLQVPSSYKEMIAPETRDDIRRYIRSPGAPSEERIRLFKLAWDIIGSEFGGRHQQYEMFYNGAPFVVKGYAFRNYGYDEAVGLVDRFLGSYSLPEA, from the coding sequence ATGGTCAGAAGCGGCAAGCAGTACGTCGACTCGCTGCGGGACAGCCGGACGATCTATATCGGCGGGGAAAAGGTAAAGGACGTCACGACCCATCCGGCGTTCGCGGGCATCGTGAACACGTTCGCGGGACTGTACGACATGGCGGCGGACCCGGCGAACGGGATGACGTATACGACGGAGGACGGAACGGAAGCGAACAAAATCTTCATGATTCCGCGCAGCCGCGAGGATCTGGCGGAGCGGAGAGCATCGCTGATGAAATGGGCGGAAGCGACGTGCGGCTTCGTCGGGCGGAGCCCGGACCACGTGGCGGGATTTCTCGCCGGGTTCGTCAGCGCGCCGGAGGTGTTCGGGGAGCGGTACGAGAACGTCAAGAAATTTTATACGTATGCGCGGGACAACGACCAGTTCGTGACCTACGTGATCATTCCGCCGCAAATCGACCGGAGCAAGGCGGCGCACGAGCAGGAAGAGAAGTTTTTGCCGGTCGGGGTATGCGAGGAGCGCGAGGACGGCATCGTCGTGCGCGGGTCGCAAATGCTGGGGACGAGCGCGGCGGTGTCGAACTACCTGTTCTGCAGCTGCATCACGCCGCTGCGTCCGGGGGACGAGGAGTACGCGGTTTCGTTCGTGCTGCCGATGGACGCGCCAGGGCTGAAGCTGTACGCGCGGCCGAGCTTCGCGGCGGACAAGCCGAGCGTGTACGACTATCCGCTGTCGACGCAGTTTGACGAAAGCGACGCGCTGGTCGTGTTCGACGACGTGTTCATCCCGTGGGAGCATGTTTTCGTGTACCGGGATATCGAAGCGACGCGGGCGCAGTTCCATGGAACGCCGGCGCACGTGATGGGAAACAACCAGGCGCAAATCCGGCTGACGGCGAAAATGAAGTTCCTGATCGGCGTGGCGCGGAAAGTGACGATGATGAACGGAAGCGACAAGTTCCCGCAGGTGCAGGAGCGGCTGGGAGAGCTGGCGTCGCTGGCGGCGCAGGTGGAAGGGATGCTGAAGGCGTCGGAGTACGACTGCGTGATCGACAAGAACGGCGTGGCGCGGCCGAACGCGAGGTACTTGTACGCGGTCGTCGGGATGCAGGATACGCTGTACGCGTCGGTGATCAAGATCCTGCGGGAGCTGGTCGGCGGAGGGGTGCTGCAGGTGCCGTCGTCGTACAAGGAGATGATCGCCCCGGAAACGCGGGACGACATCCGCCGGTACATCCGGTCGCCGGGGGCGCCGTCGGAGGAGCGGATCCGGCTGTTCAAGCTGGCGTGGGACATCATCGGCTCGGAGTTCGGAGGCCGGCACCAGCAGTACGAAATGTTCTATAACGGAGCGCCGTTCGTGGTGAAGGGCTACGCGTTCCGCAACTACGGCTACGACGAGGCCGTCGGGCTCGTCGACCGCTTCCTCGGCAGCTATTCTTTGCCGGAGGCGTAA
- a CDS encoding cupin domain-containing protein, whose product MAKPELEFTAYTEFEEKPFTKVEGLSERVIAKDEDTGVATRILIFAPGTDTTPNGVQIHDFWEELYIIEGSLIDLTLNQEFTAGMVACRPPGMKHGPWIAPNGCKTFEVRYYSK is encoded by the coding sequence ATGGCAAAACCCGAACTGGAATTTACCGCTTATACCGAATTCGAAGAAAAACCGTTTACGAAAGTGGAAGGACTGTCGGAACGGGTCATCGCCAAAGACGAGGACACCGGGGTAGCGACGCGAATCCTCATCTTCGCTCCGGGAACGGACACGACGCCGAACGGCGTGCAGATTCACGACTTTTGGGAAGAGCTTTACATCATCGAAGGCTCCCTTATCGATTTGACGCTCAATCAGGAATTCACCGCCGGCATGGTCGCCTGCCGCCCGCCGGGCATGAAGCACGGTCCGTGGATCGCGCCGAACGGCTGCAAGACGTTCGAGGTACGGTACTACTCCAAGTAA
- a CDS encoding UbiD family decarboxylase, with protein sequence MKSRTLRTWIRHMDESGQLATVDKPVSTRFEISAFTKQYDGSKAVFFPQVEGYGMAVVSGIASTRAQFAQALGCSENEMIPKFLDAIDNPLPSREVAEEEAPVQEIVIDKDIDLTSLFPISLHQEKDSGPYITAGLAIVRDPDTGIQNVSIHRLQVSGPNRLGALLLPRHTYNAFKKKEEKGEPLEIAIVLGVDPVLMLASQAIAPLGQDELEIAGALKGEPVPVVKCKTIDVDVPADAEIVLEGKIMPHVREPEGPFGEFPAYYGLQSDKEVIEIGCVTHRKDPIYQTCLAGSDENLLLGAIPREASLLRSMQNTVSTIRNVHLTMGGKCRFHLVVSMKKRNEGEAKNAIFAAFAGHYDVKKVIVVDEEIDIFDSDMVDWCVATRFQADKDLVVVHGALGSKLDPSTDNGVGSKLGFDCTVPLDAEPMDYEVTVIPGMKEFIAKGKVLERLPDETAKRYLQTD encoded by the coding sequence ATGAAATCACGCACGCTGAGAACGTGGATCCGGCATATGGACGAAAGCGGCCAGCTTGCGACCGTGGACAAGCCGGTTTCCACGAGGTTCGAAATTTCCGCTTTCACGAAGCAGTACGACGGAAGCAAAGCCGTCTTCTTCCCGCAGGTGGAGGGGTACGGGATGGCGGTCGTCTCCGGCATCGCCAGCACGCGGGCGCAGTTCGCGCAGGCGCTCGGCTGCTCGGAGAATGAGATGATTCCGAAGTTCCTGGATGCCATCGACAACCCTTTGCCTTCCCGGGAGGTCGCGGAAGAAGAAGCTCCGGTCCAGGAAATCGTCATCGACAAGGACATCGATTTGACTTCTTTATTCCCGATTTCGCTTCATCAGGAGAAGGACTCGGGGCCTTATATCACCGCGGGACTCGCGATCGTGCGGGATCCGGATACCGGCATCCAGAACGTCTCGATTCACCGGCTGCAGGTGTCCGGCCCGAACCGGCTCGGCGCCCTGCTCCTTCCCCGGCATACGTACAACGCCTTCAAAAAGAAGGAGGAAAAAGGAGAGCCGCTCGAAATCGCGATCGTCCTCGGCGTCGATCCGGTGCTGATGCTGGCTTCGCAGGCGATCGCTCCGCTCGGACAGGACGAGCTGGAAATCGCGGGCGCGCTCAAGGGGGAGCCGGTTCCGGTCGTGAAATGCAAAACGATCGATGTCGACGTCCCGGCCGACGCGGAAATCGTGCTCGAAGGCAAAATCATGCCGCACGTTCGCGAGCCGGAAGGGCCGTTCGGCGAATTCCCCGCCTACTACGGCCTGCAAAGCGACAAAGAAGTGATCGAGATCGGATGCGTCACGCACCGCAAGGATCCGATCTACCAAACGTGCCTGGCCGGCTCCGACGAGAATTTGCTGCTCGGCGCCATTCCCCGCGAGGCGTCGCTGCTCCGTTCGATGCAAAACACGGTGTCGACGATCCGCAACGTGCATCTGACGATGGGCGGCAAGTGCCGGTTCCATCTGGTCGTATCGATGAAGAAGCGCAACGAGGGAGAAGCGAAAAACGCCATTTTCGCCGCCTTCGCGGGCCACTACGATGTGAAAAAAGTGATCGTGGTCGACGAGGAAATCGATATTTTCGATTCGGATATGGTGGACTGGTGCGTGGCGACGCGGTTTCAGGCCGACAAGGACCTGGTCGTCGTCCATGGCGCGCTCGGCTCGAAGCTCGATCCGTCCACCGACAACGGCGTCGGCTCCAAGCTCGGCTTCGACTGCACGGTGCCGCTCGACGCCGAGCCGATGGACTACGAAGTGACGGTCATTCCCGGCATGAAGGAGTTCATCGCCAAGGGCAAGGTGCTGGAGCGGCTGCCGGACGAGACGGCGAAGCGTTACTTGCAGACCGACTGA
- a CDS encoding 4-hydroxyphenylacetate 3-hydroxylase N-terminal domain-containing protein, with the protein MTEPGVLPPEAVKILQGETIVMLNVLDRTSRSVCSTALSGVYAVDGNTVRFAMDARSEFVGRLREAPRLSLHFICDGAMRIAAGRAKVEAANVGAASARPAWIEMKIEEVREAVFHGGRVMFHPEFAGDRGTEPINVYATQRTRWNGKESERMVRSGKQYVDSLRDSRTIYIGGEKVKDVTTHPAFAGIVNTFAGLYDMAADPANGMTYTTEDGTEANKIFMIPRSREDLAERRASLMKWAEATCGFVGRSPDHVAGFLAGFVSAPEVFGERYENVKKFYTYARDNDQFVTYVIIPPQIDRSKAAHEQEEKFLPVGVCEEREDGIVVRGSQMLGTSAAVSNYLFCSCITPLRPGDEEYAVSFVLPMDAPGLKLYARPSFAADKPSVYDYPLSTQFDESDALVVFDDVFIPWEHVFVYRDIEATRAQFHGTPAHVMGNNQAQIRLTAKMKFLIGVARKVTMMNGSDKFPQVQERLGELASLAAQVEGMLKASEYDCVIDKNGVARPNARYLYAVVGMQDTLYASVIKILRELVGGGVLQVPSSYKEMIAPETRDDIRRYIRSPGAPSEERIRLFKLAWDIIGSEFGGRHQQYEMFYNGAPFVVKGYAFRNYGYDEAVGLVDRFLGSYSLPEA; encoded by the coding sequence ATGACCGAACCGGGCGTTTTGCCGCCGGAAGCCGTGAAAATTTTGCAGGGCGAGACGATCGTCATGCTGAACGTCCTTGACCGAACGAGCCGATCCGTTTGCTCTACGGCGCTGTCCGGAGTGTACGCGGTCGACGGGAACACCGTCCGGTTCGCGATGGATGCGCGGTCGGAGTTCGTCGGGAGACTGCGCGAGGCCCCTCGCTTGTCGCTGCACTTCATCTGCGACGGCGCGATGCGGATCGCCGCGGGCCGAGCCAAGGTCGAGGCGGCGAATGTCGGCGCGGCATCGGCCAGGCCCGCCTGGATCGAAATGAAAATCGAAGAAGTCCGGGAGGCGGTTTTCCACGGAGGACGGGTGATGTTTCATCCGGAGTTCGCCGGAGACCGGGGAACGGAGCCAATAAATGTATACGCAACACAAAGAACACGCTGGAACGGCAAGGAGAGTGAACGCATGGTCAGAAGCGGCAAGCAGTACGTCGACTCGCTGCGGGACAGCCGGACGATCTATATCGGCGGGGAAAAGGTAAAGGACGTCACGACCCATCCGGCGTTCGCGGGCATCGTGAACACGTTCGCGGGACTGTACGACATGGCGGCGGACCCGGCGAACGGAATGACGTATACGACGGAGGACGGAACGGAAGCGAACAAAATCTTCATGATTCCGCGCAGCCGCGAGGATCTGGCGGAACGGAGAGCGTCGCTGATGAAATGGGCGGAAGCGACGTGCGGCTTCGTCGGGCGGAGCCCGGACCACGTGGCGGGATTTCTCGCCGGGTTCGTCAGCGCGCCGGAGGTGTTCGGGGAGCGGTACGAGAACGTCAAGAAGTTTTATACGTATGCGCGGGACAACGACCAGTTCGTGACCTACGTGATCATTCCGCCGCAAATCGACCGGAGCAAGGCGGCGCACGAGCAGGAAGAGAAGTTTTTGCCGGTCGGGGTGTGCGAGGAGCGCGAGGACGGCATCGTCGTGCGCGGGTCGCAAATGCTGGGGACGAGCGCGGCGGTGTCGAACTACCTGTTCTGCAGCTGCATCACGCCGCTGCGTCCGGGGGACGAGGAGTACGCGGTTTCGTTCGTGCTGCCGATGGACGCGCCGGGGCTGAAGCTGTACGCGCGGCCGAGCTTCGCGGCGGACAAGCCGAGCGTGTACGACTATCCGCTGTCGACGCAGTTTGACGAAAGCGACGCGCTGGTCGTGTTCGACGACGTGTTCATCCCGTGGGAGCATGTTTTCGTGTACCGGGACATCGAAGCGACGCGGGCGCAGTTCCACGGAACGCCGGCGCACGTGATGGGAAACAACCAGGCGCAAATCCGGCTGACGGCGAAAATGAAGTTCCTGATCGGCGTGGCGCGGAAAGTGACGATGATGAACGGAAGCGACAAGTTTCCGCAGGTGCAGGAGCGGCTGGGAGAGCTGGCGTCGCTGGCGGCGCAGGTGGAAGGGATGCTGAAGGCGTCGGAGTACGACTGCGTGATCGACAAGAACGGCGTGGCGCGGCCGAACGCGAGGTACTTGTACGCGGTCGTCGGGATGCAGGACACGCTGTACGCGTCGGTGATCAAGATCCTGCGGGAGCTGGTCGGCGGAGGGGTGCTGCAGGTGCCGTCGTCGTACAAGGAGATGATCGCCCCGGAAACGCGGGACGACATCCGCCGGTACATCCGGTCGCCGGGGGCGCCGTCGGAGGAGCGGATCCGGCTGTTCAAGCTGGCATGGGACATCATCGGCTCGGAGTTCGGAGGCCGGCACCAGCAGTACGAAATGTTCTACAACGGAGCGCCGTTCGTGGTGAAGGGCTACGCGTTCCGCAACTACGGCTACGACGAGGCCGTCGGGCTCGTCGACCGCTTCCTCGGCAGCTATTCCTTGCCGGAGGCGTAA
- a CDS encoding carbon-nitrogen family hydrolase: MKVASIQLEIKDSETYGERIARAESLCRQAAGSDLILLPEIWATGYFSFDRYREEAEALDGPFVRRFAGIARELNSYLFAGSFVEKNGDDFYNTSILFDRKGELVGTYRKIHLFRYGSKEGELLTRGTDIGVYDTEFGKIGLSTCYDLRFPELFRQQVDAGAELFLVTSAWPHQRLAHWNLFNSARALENQCFLISCNCAGTTQGVLLGGHSRVVDPWGNPVASAGEHETIVKTEIDPRDVSRIRDTFPSLKHRVL, from the coding sequence ATGAAGGTGGCCAGCATTCAACTGGAGATCAAGGATTCGGAAACGTACGGCGAACGCATCGCCCGCGCCGAATCGTTATGCAGGCAGGCGGCGGGCTCCGACCTGATCCTGCTCCCGGAAATCTGGGCGACCGGCTACTTCTCGTTCGACCGTTACCGGGAGGAGGCGGAAGCGCTGGACGGACCGTTCGTCCGCCGCTTTGCCGGCATCGCCCGCGAGCTGAACAGCTATTTGTTCGCCGGCAGCTTCGTCGAGAAGAACGGAGACGACTTTTACAACACGAGCATCCTGTTCGACCGGAAGGGCGAGCTCGTCGGAACGTACCGCAAAATCCATCTGTTCCGTTACGGCTCCAAAGAAGGCGAGCTGCTGACGAGAGGAACGGATATCGGCGTTTACGATACGGAATTCGGCAAAATCGGGCTCTCGACTTGCTACGACTTGCGCTTTCCCGAGCTGTTCCGGCAGCAGGTGGACGCGGGAGCGGAACTCTTTCTCGTGACGTCGGCATGGCCGCATCAGCGGCTCGCGCACTGGAACTTGTTCAACAGCGCCCGGGCGCTTGAAAATCAGTGCTTCCTCATTTCGTGCAACTGCGCGGGCACGACGCAAGGCGTCCTGCTCGGCGGCCACAGCCGGGTCGTCGATCCGTGGGGCAACCCGGTCGCGTCGGCGGGCGAGCACGAGACGATCGTCAAAACCGAGATCGATCCGAGGGACGTATCCCGGATCCGCGATACGTTCCCTTCCCTGAAACATAGAGTGCTTTGA
- a CDS encoding DUF2848 family protein: MKFAIGSERIEWSPKRLVIAGYTGKDQEMVRKHIEELKEIGVPAPRQVPMLYDLAPELLSSAGQIRVVGNDSSGEAEVVLLDIDGTWYVGLGSDHTDRVLEANSVQKSKQVCAKAVSEELWPLDSFKDRWDEIEMRSWVVKDGETRLYQSGKLSAFLEPDRLLDIVKERGYFSPGICLYCGTLPLETEIVYGGTFKAELSDPGTGRKITLAYGTEPLKDAEVD; encoded by the coding sequence ATGAAATTTGCAATCGGGTCCGAACGGATCGAATGGAGTCCCAAGCGGCTCGTCATCGCCGGATATACGGGGAAAGACCAGGAGATGGTGCGCAAGCACATCGAGGAGCTGAAGGAGATCGGCGTTCCGGCCCCCCGCCAGGTGCCGATGCTGTACGACCTCGCTCCGGAGCTGCTGTCGAGCGCCGGTCAAATCCGCGTCGTCGGCAATGACAGCAGCGGGGAAGCCGAGGTCGTGCTGCTCGACATCGACGGCACCTGGTATGTCGGTCTCGGCAGCGATCATACGGACCGCGTGCTCGAGGCGAATTCGGTGCAAAAGTCGAAGCAAGTGTGCGCCAAGGCGGTATCCGAGGAGCTGTGGCCGCTCGATTCGTTCAAGGACCGTTGGGACGAGATCGAAATGAGGAGCTGGGTCGTCAAGGACGGCGAGACGCGGCTGTATCAGTCCGGCAAGCTCTCCGCTTTTCTGGAACCGGACCGGCTGCTGGACATCGTGAAGGAACGGGGATATTTTTCGCCGGGCATCTGCCTTTACTGCGGAACGCTTCCGCTGGAAACCGAGATCGTGTACGGCGGAACGTTCAAGGCCGAGCTGAGCGATCCCGGGACCGGCCGGAAAATTACGCTGGCGTACGGGACGGAGCCGCTCAAGGACGCGGAAGTCGATTAA